Proteins co-encoded in one Candidatus Manganitrophaceae bacterium genomic window:
- a CDS encoding metallophosphoesterase, whose product MTEDHYLREQIRQTLATDPHLGILNVRIQIEGKRLILYGEVASLEKGEYARTVIQRQLPDFEIISELSPPIPSEGPPPEGPYVRIAAAGDLHYDELSHGKLRAHFQKLETEADLLLLAGDLTDTGTAEQARVLAEDLKGLHLPIVAVLGNHDYHCNQSEEVGQILEEIGVTILEGNTRVLQCRGLSVGIAGTKGFCGGFEGACGTVFGEREMKDFISHTEMLAERLKELLLSLETDVKIALLHYAPIRETLLGERAEVFPFLGSFLFGKAIDEGKADLAIHGHAHHGRERGMTRGGIPVRNAAIPMLKKANLFYALSPRAKTAQSNPQK is encoded by the coding sequence TTCGCCAGACCTTGGCTACCGATCCTCACCTCGGCATCCTGAATGTCCGGATCCAGATTGAGGGAAAGCGGTTGATCCTTTATGGAGAGGTCGCCTCATTGGAAAAGGGAGAATACGCCCGGACGGTCATTCAACGGCAGCTCCCCGATTTCGAAATCATCAGCGAGTTGAGTCCGCCGATTCCTTCGGAAGGTCCCCCGCCGGAGGGGCCCTACGTCCGAATTGCCGCCGCCGGCGATCTTCACTATGACGAGCTCTCCCATGGGAAACTTCGCGCCCACTTCCAGAAGTTAGAGACGGAGGCCGACCTCCTTCTTCTGGCAGGCGACCTGACCGATACCGGCACCGCAGAGCAGGCGCGCGTTCTGGCGGAGGATTTAAAGGGACTTCACCTTCCGATCGTTGCCGTCTTGGGGAATCATGATTATCACTGCAATCAATCGGAAGAGGTTGGACAGATCTTAGAAGAAATCGGCGTCACCATTCTGGAGGGAAACACCAGGGTGCTTCAATGCCGGGGGCTTTCCGTTGGAATCGCCGGGACAAAGGGGTTTTGCGGCGGCTTCGAGGGGGCCTGCGGAACCGTTTTCGGCGAGCGAGAGATGAAGGATTTTATCTCCCACACTGAGATGTTGGCAGAGCGGTTGAAAGAGTTGCTCCTTTCATTGGAAACCGATGTCAAGATCGCGCTCCTTCACTATGCGCCGATCCGGGAGACCCTCCTCGGCGAGCGCGCCGAGGTCTTCCCCTTTTTAGGGAGCTTCCTCTTCGGAAAAGCGATTGATGAAGGTAAAGCAGACCTTGCGATTCATGGGCATGCGCATCACGGCCGAGAAAGAGGCATGACGCGCGGCGGTATCCCCGTCCGAAATGCCGCCATTCCGATGCTAAAGAAAGCAAATCTCTTTTACGCGCTTTCCCCTCGTGCAAAAACCGCACAATCCAATCCTCAAAAATAA